In a genomic window of Tachysurus vachellii isolate PV-2020 chromosome 13, HZAU_Pvac_v1, whole genome shotgun sequence:
- the eef1g gene encoding elongation factor 1-gamma: MAAGTLYTYPENWRAFKAQIAAQYSGARLKVASSPPAFTFGQTNRSPAFLSNFPLGKVPAYQGDDGFCLFESNAIAHYLSNDALRGSTPQASAQVLQWVGFADSEIIPPASTWVFPTLGIMQFNKQATEQAKEEVKRVLTVLNQHLNTRTFLVGERVSLADITVVCSLLWLYKQVLEPAFRQPYPNVNRWFVTCINQPQFKAVLGEVKLCEKMAQFDAKKFAENQPKKEAPSKKEKAGKDTGKQQPQQQQEKKEKKKEEKKPAPPAEELDECEAALASEPKTKDPFAHLPKTSFVMDEFKRKYSNEDTLTVAIPYFWENLDREGFSIWYSEYRFPEELTMTFMSCNLITGMFQRLDKLRKNAFASVILFGTNNDSSISGIWVFRGQDLAFTLSEDWQIDYESYNWRKLDVDSEECKTMVKEYFAWEGEFKHVGKPFGQGKIFK, from the exons ATGGCGGCAGGG ACACTCTACACGTACCCTGAGAACTGGAGGGCGTTTAAGGCCCAGATTGCAGCCCAGTACAGCGGGGCTCGTCTGAAGGTGGCAAGCTCCCCCCCTGCCTTCACCTTTGGGCAGACAAACCGCTCCCCTGCTTTCCTCAGCAACTTTCCCTTGGGCAAG GTTCCAGCTTACCAGGGTGATGACGGTTTCTGTCTGTTTGAGAGCAATGCCATTGCTCATTACT TGAGCAATGATGCCCTCCGTGGCAGCACTCCTCAAGCGAGTGCCCAGGTCCTGCAGTGGGTCGGCTTTGCTGATTCGGAGATCATCCCTCCGGCTAGCACCTGGGTCTTCCCAACACTGGGCATCATGCAGTTTAACAAACAG GCCACAGAACAGGCCAAAGAAGAGGTGAAGCGTGTGCTTACTGTTCTGAACCAGCACTTAAACACTCGCACTTTTCTGGTTGGCGAGAGAGTCAGTCTGGCTGATATCACTGTGGTCTGCTCTCTACTCTGGCTCTACAAGCAG GTTCTTGAGCCTGCCTTCCGTCAGCCTTACCCCAACGTCAATCGCTGGTTTGTGACCTGCATCAATCAGCCCCAGTTTAAAGCAGTTCTTGGAGAGGTCAAGCTCTGTGAGAAGATGGCTCAGTTTGATG ctaAGAAGTTTGCTGAGAACCAGCCCAAGAAAGAGGCTCCATCCAAGAAGGAGAAAGCTGGTAAGGACACCGGAAAGCAGCAGCCCCAGCAACAGcaggagaaaaaggagaagaaaaaggaggagaaaaaaccTGCCCCTCCAGCTGAGGAGCTGGATGAGTGTGAAGCTGCACTTGCCTCTGAACCAAAAACGAAGGACCCATTTGCTCACCTTCCAAAGAC CTCATTTGTGATGGATGAGTTCAAGAGAAAGTACTCCAACGAGGACACACTGACTGTCGCTATCCCGTACTTCTGGGAAAACTTGGACCGTGAGGGCTTCTCTATCTGGTATAGTGAATACCGCTTTCCAGAGGAGCTGACCATGACCTTCATGAGCTGCAATCTTATCACGG gAATGTTCCAGCGCCTTGATAAACTGAGAAAGAACGCTTTTGCTAGCGTCATTCTGTTTGGCACGAACAACGACAGTTCCATCTCTGGCATTTGGGTTTTTAGAGGTCAAGATCTAGCTTTCACT CTGTCTGAAGACTGGCAGATTGACTACGAGTCCTATAATTGGCGTAAGCTGGATGTGGACAGTGAGGAATGCAAGACCATGGTGAAGGAATATTTTGCATGGGAGGGTGAATTCAAGCATGTAGGCAAACCTTTCGGTCAGGGCAAGATCTTCAAGTGA